In Monodelphis domestica isolate mMonDom1 chromosome 4, mMonDom1.pri, whole genome shotgun sequence, one DNA window encodes the following:
- the TMEM160 gene encoding transmembrane protein 160, with protein MGGGGCWWWGRAACLARRPGFRGALLLAAPRRGRSGRGSFSPGPGNRAAASRPPVSDLDRADAWLLRKAHETAFLSWFRNGLLASGIGVISFMQGDMGREAAYGFFLLGGLCVFYGGASYVAGLASLRRPMMLSLGGALLGGAAVASAGLLWACAVGLYLGQLELEMEGQDPEPGLEPEDADDEEPPAARAGPPRGQAK; from the exons ATGGGAGGCGGAGGCTGCTGGTGGTGGGGTCGGGCTGCTTGCTTGGCCCGGCGCCCCGGCTTCCGGGGGGCGCTGCTGCTAGCAGCCCCGAGGCGCGGCCGGTCTGGCCGGGGCTCCTTCAGCCCCGGACCTGGGAACCGTGCTGCGGCCTCGCGGCCCCCAGTGTCTGACCTGGACCGGGCGGACGCCTGGCTTCTCCGGAAGGCACATGAAACGG CCTTCCTCTCCTGGTTCAGAAATGGCCTCTTGGCCTCGGGCATTGGAGTCATCTCCTTCATGCAGGGCGACATGGGCCGGGAGGCTGCTTACG GCTTCTTCCTCCTGGGCGGCCTGTGCGTGTTCTACGGCGGCGCCTCGTACGTGGCGGGCCTGGCTTCGCTGCGGCGGCCCATGATGCTGTCTCTGGGCGGGGCGCTGCTCGGGGGCGCGGCCGTGGCCTCGGCCGGCCTGCTCTGGGCCTGCGCAGTGGGCCTCTACCTCGGCCAGCTGGAGCTGGAGATGGAGGGCCAGGACCCGGAGCCGGGGCTGGAGCCCGAAGACGCCGACGACGAGGAGCCGCCGGCCGCCAGGGCCGGCCCCCCGCGGGGCCAGGCCAAGTGA
- the NPAS1 gene encoding neuronal PAS domain-containing protein 1, with amino-acid sequence MAAPFSGSEVKCVSVEWDFLQGLLVKAPPVPCLQALRKEKSRNAARSRRGKENFEFYELAKTLPLPSAITSQLDKASIVRLSITYLRLRDFAALGDPPWTPPRADLSPAPVSGAPGRRESSAFLTDLFEQHLGGHILQSLDGFVFALNQEGKFLYISETVSIYLGLSQVELTGSSVFDYVHPGDHSEVLEQLGLKAPPPGPGAPLYGPSSSSSSSSASSNSEAPETELGPPVLTPRNQPGLLDRSFFIRMKSTLTKRGLHLKASGYKVIHVTGRLRTQLLTTRRGQVLGLVALGHTLPPAPLSELPLHGHTLVFRLSLALTIISCESRISDYMDVGPSELIGRSCYQFIHGEDVAGVRQSHLDLLDKGQVVTGYYRWLQRAGGFVWLQSVATVAISGKSPGERHVVWVSYILSQVESSHVVLDAFQLPRTGPQEDLSDPEPEIKEPKAQVEGEPGAPQPESGARHPRGKRIKLEPARGGGSGGGGRSSSSSSSSSSSQGEAPGGGGEGGDDSDEEEPSLPAPRPEFTSVIRAGSLKREGLRPWSFAASYPAREPFHRPPSPPDSPSPPALVHAGYLAPGRGLYTSTIRYGPAELGLALPSPGLVYQHLQRLSGPGPAFPDTLYPSVPFLGPDRKGD; translated from the exons ATGGCGGCCCCCTTCTCAGGAAGCGAGGTCAAGTGCGTCAGCGTCGAGTGGGACTTCCTGCAGGGCCTGTTGGTCAAAGCCCCGCCTGTGCCCTG TCTGCAGGCCTTGCGGAAGGAGAAGTCCCGGAATGCGGCCCGCTCCCGCCGGGGCAAAGAGAACTTCGAATTTTATGAGCTGGCGAAGACGCTGCCCCTGCCCAGCGCCATCACGAGCCAGCTGGACAAGGCGTCCATCGTGCGGCTCAGCATCACCTACCTCCGCCTGCGGGATTTCGCAGCCCTCGGGGACCCACCCTGGACTCCACCCCGAGCCGACCTGTCTCCAGCACCAG TCTCTGGCGCTCCTGGAAGGAGAGAGAGCTCTGCCTTCCTCACTGACCTCTTTGAACAGCATTTGGGAGGCCACATTCTTCAG TCACTGGACGGGTTCGTGTTCGCCTTGAACCAGGAGGGCAAGTTTCTCTACATCTCAGAGACAGTTTCCATCTATCTGGGCCTCTCTCAG GTGGAGCTGACTGGAAGCAGCGTATTTGACTATGTGCATCCCGGGGACCACTCGGAGGTACTGGAGCAGCTTGGGCTGAAGGCCCCACCCCCTGGGCCTGGGGCACCACTCTATGGCCCCTCttcatcctcttcttcctcctcagctTCCTCCAACTCTGAGGCCCCAGAGACGG AGCTGGGGCCTCCTGTGCTCACTCCTCGGAATCAGCCTGGCCTTCTTGACCGGTCCTTCTTTATTCGAATGAAATCCACACTCACCAAGAGGGGGCTGCATCTCAAGGCTTCAGGATACAAG GTAATTCACGTGACTGGCCGGCTTCGGACCCAGCTGCTGACGACCCGCCGGGGCCAAGTGTTGGGTCTCGTCGCCCTGGGCCACACCCTGCCCCCAGCCCCACTCAGCGAACTCCCCCTGCACGGCCATACTTTGGTCTTCCGCCTCAGCCTGGCTTTGACGATCATCTCCTGTGAGAGCAG GATCAGTGACTACATGGATGTGGGCCCCTCGGAACTGATTGGACGGAGCTGCTACCAGTTTATCCACGGGGAGGACGTGGCTGGAGTCCGCCAGAGCCACCTGGACT TGCTGGACAAAGGGCAGGTGGTGACGGGCTACTACCGGTGGCTGCAGAGGGCCGGGGGCTTCGTCTGGCTCCAGTCCGTGGCCACAGTGGCCATCAGTGGCAAGAGCCCAGGAGAGCGGCACGTGGTCTGGGTCAGCTACATCCTCAG tcaggTGGAAAGCAGCCACGTGGTCTTGGACGCTTTCCAGCTTCCCCGCACTGGCCCCCAAGAGGATCTGTCTGATCCAGAACCTGAGATCAAAG AGCCCAAGGCCCAGGTGGAGGGGGAGCCGGGAGCCCCCCAGCCTGAGTCCGGGGCCCGCCACCCTCGGGGCAAACGCATCAAACTGGAGCCAGCCCgaggcggcggcagcggcggtgGCGGccggagcagcagcagcagcagcagcagcagcagcagccagggGGAGGCCCCGGGCGGCGGTGGCGAAGGCGGGGATGACAGTGATGAGGAAGAGCCCAGTCTCCCGGCCCCCAGGCCCGAGTTTACTTCGGTCATCCGCGCTGGGAGCCTGAAGCGAGAGGGCCTGAGGCCCTGGAGCTTTGCAGCCTCCTACCCGGCCCGAGAGCCCTTCCACCGGCCCCCTTCGCCTCCCGATTCCCCATCCCCCCCGGCTCTGGTCCACGCGGGTTACTTGGCCCCTGGCAGGGGCCTCTACACCAGCACGATCAGATACGGGCCGGCCGAGCTGGGCCTGGCACTCCCCAGCCCGGGGCTGGTCTATCAACACCTCCAGAGGCTCAGCGGCCCAGGGCCGGCCTTCCCCGACACTCTGTACCCCAGCGTGCCCTTCCTGGGCCCGGACAGGAAAGGGGACTGA